The Candidatus Nitrosymbiomonas proteolyticus genome has a segment encoding these proteins:
- a CDS encoding shikimate dehydrogenase, protein MRTFAFIIHPLSVNDVARKYPVARFLPLSLVEAFLKAKSPMVLSEIKGVRSLTGEGLKGWFIGCPLTPRQLSGGVPLELVYQRLQESCEIAHRQGAEIIGLGAFTAVAGDGGITVAKRSPIPVTTGNSYTVATAIEGTLDACKQVGIEARSSTLAVVGATGSIGKTCARILSATFERVILIGRDPSRTRDLAEEIPHSEPTTDLERLVQADAVITVTSSDAAIIQPHHLKSGSVVCDVARPRDVSAKVVGQRPDVLLIEGGVVSVPGDVDFGMDFGFPPKTAYACMCETMMLALEGRLENYTLGKDVSVEQVKETQGWANKHGFKLAGYRSFQRAVSQEDIARVRAARAAAIPSPVSLREKSSPLRP, encoded by the coding sequence TTGCGAACCTTTGCATTCATCATCCACCCGCTTTCCGTGAACGATGTCGCGCGGAAGTACCCGGTCGCGCGGTTTCTCCCCCTTTCGCTTGTCGAGGCGTTCCTGAAGGCGAAAAGCCCCATGGTTTTGAGTGAGATCAAGGGGGTTCGGTCGCTGACGGGCGAGGGGCTCAAGGGTTGGTTCATCGGCTGCCCGTTGACCCCCCGCCAACTCTCGGGCGGAGTTCCCCTCGAACTCGTGTACCAGCGCCTCCAAGAGAGCTGCGAAATCGCCCATCGCCAAGGCGCGGAGATCATCGGGCTGGGAGCTTTCACTGCGGTCGCCGGCGACGGAGGCATTACTGTGGCGAAGCGTTCTCCCATTCCGGTGACGACGGGCAACAGTTACACCGTGGCGACGGCGATCGAAGGCACGCTGGACGCCTGCAAACAGGTCGGCATCGAGGCCAGGTCCTCGACGCTGGCCGTCGTCGGCGCCACTGGCTCTATCGGGAAGACTTGCGCCCGCATCCTTTCGGCGACCTTCGAGCGGGTGATCCTGATCGGACGCGATCCCAGCCGCACGCGCGACCTCGCGGAAGAGATCCCGCACTCGGAACCGACCACGGACTTGGAGAGGCTGGTCCAGGCCGACGCGGTCATCACGGTGACTTCGAGCGATGCCGCGATCATTCAACCCCACCACCTCAAGTCCGGCAGCGTCGTATGCGATGTGGCCCGCCCCCGAGATGTCAGCGCCAAAGTTGTGGGCCAGAGGCCGGACGTGCTCCTGATCGAAGGCGGGGTCGTTTCCGTGCCCGGCGACGTGGACTTCGGCATGGACTTTGGGTTTCCCCCGAAAACCGCTTACGCCTGCATGTGCGAAACCATGATGCTGGCGCTCGAAGGACGGTTGGAGAATTACACCCTTGGCAAGGATGTGAGCGTTGAGCAAGTCAAGGAAACACAAGGGTGGGCCAACAAGCATGGGTTCAAACTGGCCGGTTACCGGTCGTTTCAGCGGGCGGTTAGCCAAGAAGACATCGCCCGGGTCCGAGCAGCGCGAGCGGCGGCGATCCCTTCGCCCGTTAGCCTACGGGAGAAATCCTCTCCTCTCCGTCCGTAG
- a CDS encoding trehalose utilization protein ThuA codes for MSVLTSLLATCLVLANPTTESGNGKLNVLVFSKTAAFRHDSIPEGQEMFRRMASAEGFNVSFTELSARFTDEALAQVDVLVFLLTTGDVLNDAQQGAMERFVRRGGGYLGIHAASDTEYDWPWYGKLVGAYFLSHPAIQKATLHIEQPDHPTVSHLPKTWVRTDEWYDFRSNPRSSVNVLMRIDEATYNGGRMGADHPVTWCHEFEGGRAWYTALGHTKESYSESEFVEMIRRALRWVAKR; via the coding sequence ATGTCGGTCCTAACCTCCCTTCTTGCCACTTGCCTAGTTCTCGCGAACCCTACTACCGAGTCCGGCAACGGAAAACTCAACGTCCTGGTGTTTTCGAAGACGGCTGCCTTTCGCCACGACTCGATCCCTGAGGGGCAAGAAATGTTTCGAAGGATGGCTTCAGCCGAAGGCTTCAATGTGTCCTTCACCGAGTTATCCGCGAGGTTCACCGACGAAGCGCTTGCTCAAGTCGACGTGCTGGTGTTCCTCCTGACGACGGGCGACGTTTTGAACGACGCGCAGCAGGGCGCGATGGAGCGGTTCGTGCGGCGAGGAGGAGGCTATCTGGGCATCCACGCCGCCAGCGACACCGAATACGACTGGCCGTGGTATGGAAAGCTCGTGGGAGCGTACTTCCTCAGCCACCCGGCGATCCAGAAGGCGACGCTCCACATCGAGCAGCCCGATCACCCGACGGTGAGCCACCTTCCGAAGACCTGGGTACGGACGGACGAGTGGTATGACTTCCGATCCAATCCCCGATCCTCCGTCAACGTCCTGATGCGCATCGACGAGGCGACTTACAACGGCGGGCGAATGGGTGCCGATCATCCGGTGACCTGGTGCCATGAGTTCGAGGGCGGAAGGGCGTGGTACACCGCGCTCGGACACACGAAGGAATCGTATTCTGAAAGCGAGTTCGTAGAGATGATTCGAAGGGCCCTTCGTTGGGTCGCTAAGAGGTAG
- a CDS encoding membrane-associated lipoprotein (involved in thiamine biosynthesis) → MKIAWLLLLGIPSLGHCQQWGWQEGCDPPLKRYEYSEIHMGVRVDLKFFAKDPKQAASAAKAAFARFAELEQILSDYRPDSEVMKLCGRAGEGPIPVSRDLFTVLQRAKEVAEASEGAFDFTCGPLIRLWRDTRKTGVPPTAQSLEEARKLVGWQTVGLNERNRTVGIGLKGLQIDFGGIGKGYACDQAIAALKRKGVLRALVVAGGDMVASGAPPGERGWRIEVADADNEAYFLANRALSVSGDTEQFVVIDGKRHSHIVDPRTGWGLTNRIQVTVLGPNGLTTDPVATALCVLGVEQSEALRKKYRVETRFRTARSSL, encoded by the coding sequence ATGAAGATCGCGTGGCTGCTACTGCTCGGAATCCCCTCGCTCGGACACTGCCAGCAATGGGGGTGGCAGGAGGGATGCGATCCGCCCCTCAAGCGCTACGAATACAGCGAAATCCACATGGGGGTTAGGGTGGACCTCAAGTTCTTTGCCAAAGACCCCAAGCAGGCTGCGTCCGCGGCGAAGGCGGCGTTCGCGAGGTTCGCCGAACTCGAGCAGATCCTGAGCGACTACCGCCCCGACAGCGAGGTCATGAAGCTTTGCGGCCGAGCGGGAGAAGGCCCGATCCCGGTGAGTCGTGATCTCTTCACGGTCCTCCAGCGCGCCAAGGAGGTCGCCGAGGCGAGTGAAGGCGCGTTCGACTTCACCTGCGGGCCGTTGATTCGGCTTTGGCGGGATACGCGAAAGACCGGCGTCCCTCCCACCGCGCAATCCCTCGAAGAAGCAAGGAAACTCGTCGGCTGGCAAACGGTCGGGTTGAACGAGCGAAATCGGACCGTGGGAATCGGTCTGAAAGGCCTGCAAATCGACTTCGGGGGGATCGGGAAGGGCTACGCGTGCGATCAGGCGATCGCGGCGCTCAAACGCAAGGGTGTGCTGCGCGCGCTGGTGGTTGCCGGGGGCGACATGGTGGCATCGGGCGCCCCTCCAGGCGAAAGAGGCTGGCGAATCGAAGTCGCTGACGCCGACAACGAAGCCTATTTTCTCGCTAACCGTGCGCTGTCGGTTTCGGGCGACACCGAGCAGTTTGTCGTGATCGACGGCAAGAGGCATTCGCACATCGTCGATCCACGGACCGGGTGGGGGCTTACCAACCGGATTCAGGTGACCGTTCTCGGCCCGAATGGCCTCACCACCGACCCAGTCGCCACGGCTCTTTGCGTGTTGGGAGTGGAGCAAAGCGAGGCTCTCCGCAAGAAGTACCGGGTCGAAACGAGGTTCAGGACGGCGAGATCGAGCCTTTAG
- a CDS encoding membrane lipoprotein PnrA — protein sequence MRPISILQFALASLAAVIVGCGPAGEPSDSATNGKETPKLLVGLVFDSGGRGDKSFNDSAWAGLERAINELGIEHRVVESKSEKDYDQNLAAMADQGCDLVFAVGLGMESALKKVAATYPKTKFAIVDGLVEADNVRSLRFKEEEGSFLAGYLAALMSESGRLGFVGGKEIPLIKKFHAGYVAGAKTARPDVVVLPEKYTGSWDNTDTGKLAAKALFADGADVVYHAAGKAGLGVFAAAEEAMKYAIGVDSDQDYLAPGVVLTSMVKRVDESVFQTVKDVLDGKFESGVKVYDLASGGVGLSEMKHTKDQVGAERLAKVEEVSAKIKSGEISVPSTPEKLAEFLQKSG from the coding sequence ATGAGGCCGATTTCCATTCTTCAGTTTGCGTTGGCGTCGCTTGCGGCCGTGATAGTGGGTTGTGGCCCTGCCGGCGAGCCTTCGGACTCCGCCACCAACGGCAAGGAGACCCCAAAGCTGTTGGTTGGACTCGTCTTTGACTCGGGCGGGCGGGGCGACAAGTCGTTCAACGATAGCGCGTGGGCGGGTCTCGAACGGGCGATCAATGAACTAGGAATCGAGCATCGCGTCGTCGAAAGCAAGAGCGAAAAGGATTACGATCAGAACCTCGCTGCGATGGCCGATCAGGGTTGTGACCTCGTGTTCGCAGTCGGACTGGGAATGGAGTCCGCGCTCAAGAAAGTGGCGGCGACCTATCCCAAGACCAAGTTCGCGATCGTCGACGGGCTGGTCGAAGCCGACAACGTTCGTTCTCTGCGGTTCAAGGAAGAGGAAGGCAGCTTCTTGGCGGGTTACCTCGCGGCCCTCATGAGCGAATCCGGGCGTTTGGGGTTCGTCGGAGGAAAGGAAATCCCGCTGATCAAGAAGTTCCATGCGGGCTACGTCGCGGGGGCGAAGACCGCCCGCCCCGATGTCGTCGTGCTGCCCGAGAAATACACCGGCAGTTGGGACAACACCGACACCGGCAAGCTCGCGGCCAAGGCCCTCTTCGCCGATGGCGCAGATGTCGTCTACCACGCCGCGGGGAAAGCCGGGCTCGGTGTGTTCGCTGCCGCCGAAGAGGCCATGAAATACGCGATTGGGGTCGATAGCGACCAGGACTACCTCGCGCCGGGAGTCGTACTGACGAGCATGGTCAAGCGCGTCGACGAGTCGGTGTTTCAAACGGTCAAGGACGTTCTCGACGGCAAGTTCGAATCGGGCGTGAAGGTGTATGACCTCGCCAGTGGGGGCGTCGGCCTGAGCGAGATGAAGCACACGAAGGACCAAGTCGGCGCAGAGCGGCTCGCGAAAGTCGAAGAGGTCTCCGCCAAGATCAAATCGGGAGAAATCAGCGTCCCGTCGACACCGGAGAAGCTGGCCGAGTTCCTGCAGAAGTCAGGCTAA
- a CDS encoding nucleic acid-binding protein, contains Zn-ribbon domain — protein sequence MPTYVYECSSCQQVFEAEQRITDSPLSVCDCGSEGTVKRLIQPAGVVFKGSGFHINDYSSSTQPAQPEAPACSGEPASCPACSPESD from the coding sequence ATGCCAACGTACGTATACGAGTGTTCGAGTTGTCAGCAGGTGTTTGAGGCGGAGCAACGCATCACCGACTCTCCGCTGAGCGTCTGCGATTGCGGATCGGAAGGGACGGTCAAGCGTCTCATCCAGCCTGCGGGAGTCGTGTTCAAGGGGTCCGGGTTCCACATCAACGACTATTCGTCCTCAACTCAGCCGGCGCAGCCCGAAGCACCCGCATGCAGCGGAGAGCCTGCGAGTTGCCCAGCCTGTTCTCCTGAGAGCGATTAG
- a CDS encoding integral membrane protein TerC family protein yields MLGSQTVEFSDLGKVAVLLVLEALLSADNALILAIIVRHLPKEQQRKALFYGLGGAFVLRIAAIALAFMILDFWWLQLIGALYLIYLPVKHFRTHASAKEITGKAGAGFWMTVIYADLADLAFAIDSVLVAVAVVNAKEKVWIVYAGAILGIILLRFAATWCLRLLDRYPILDHVAYALVGWAGIKLLLVGGHTMERWYVARHAGASFSVHIPEMHPAIFWGGLTVIVVVGGFLAFSRAAQEEADSSLEVGNSDSESVPEEDSSNKESTPTPP; encoded by the coding sequence ATGCTCGGCTCCCAAACCGTCGAATTCTCTGACCTCGGCAAAGTCGCGGTGCTTCTAGTGCTCGAAGCGCTTCTTTCGGCCGATAACGCGCTGATCCTCGCCATTATCGTCCGGCACTTGCCCAAGGAACAGCAGCGCAAGGCCCTCTTCTATGGATTGGGGGGCGCCTTCGTCCTCCGCATCGCCGCGATCGCGCTGGCGTTCATGATCCTCGACTTCTGGTGGCTCCAGCTCATTGGAGCGCTTTATCTGATCTACCTCCCCGTCAAGCACTTTCGGACTCATGCCAGCGCGAAAGAGATCACCGGAAAGGCGGGGGCAGGCTTCTGGATGACGGTCATTTACGCGGACCTGGCCGACCTCGCGTTCGCGATCGACTCGGTGCTCGTCGCCGTCGCGGTCGTAAATGCCAAGGAGAAGGTATGGATCGTCTACGCGGGCGCGATCTTGGGGATTATCCTCCTTCGGTTTGCGGCGACTTGGTGCTTGCGCCTGCTCGACAGATATCCGATCCTCGATCACGTCGCGTATGCCTTGGTGGGTTGGGCGGGGATCAAGTTGCTGTTGGTCGGGGGGCACACGATGGAGCGCTGGTACGTGGCGCGCCACGCGGGAGCGAGTTTTTCGGTCCACATTCCCGAAATGCACCCCGCGATTTTCTGGGGCGGGCTGACTGTGATTGTGGTCGTCGGAGGCTTTCTCGCCTTCAGCCGGGCCGCCCAAGAAGAGGCCGACTCCAGCCTCGAAGTAGGGAACTCCGATTCGGAATCGGTTCCTGAAGAGGATAGCTCGAACAAGGAAAGCACTCCCACGCCCCCTTAA
- a CDS encoding peptidase M28 produces the protein MICAILLASMTAVQANDMKELLGAVSSARLRAGVEKLASFPTRNTLSPTLSEAAEWLAGEYRKIPGMQVEVMKYVAPKSRRVPDDTEVVQVVATLPGTTDRRILVGGHLDSLNLRVDPKTGIAPGANDDASGTILALEAARVLSTRKWRHTMVFVGFTGEEQGLLGATALAARAKAENWQIDAVLNNDTVGSSSNLNGQSDPHRVRVFSEEAETHASRELARFIEWVVRQNMSDFSVKLVLRRDRYGRGGDHTPFANAGFPAIRFIEVHEEYTRQHTPDDLPEHMDWEYLARVTRANVAALATLANAGPQPKRVRLANDQSHHATLLWDAEPGVSYRVFWRDTASATWNGSKEAGEASRFTLENINKDDHFFAVGSEGGVPVPLGSP, from the coding sequence ATGATCTGTGCGATTCTGCTGGCATCCATGACGGCAGTTCAGGCAAATGATATGAAGGAACTCCTGGGAGCAGTATCGTCGGCGCGATTGCGGGCCGGGGTCGAAAAGCTCGCATCCTTCCCCACGCGCAATACCCTCTCACCCACACTGAGCGAGGCGGCGGAGTGGCTTGCGGGGGAATACCGCAAGATTCCCGGAATGCAGGTCGAAGTCATGAAGTACGTCGCCCCCAAGAGCAGACGAGTTCCGGACGACACCGAAGTCGTGCAGGTCGTCGCCACTTTGCCGGGTACGACGGACCGGCGAATCCTCGTAGGCGGCCACCTCGATTCCCTGAACTTGCGCGTCGATCCGAAGACGGGGATTGCGCCCGGAGCCAATGACGACGCGAGCGGGACGATCCTCGCGCTCGAAGCGGCAAGGGTCCTTTCAACTCGCAAGTGGCGACACACGATGGTCTTCGTAGGCTTCACGGGCGAGGAACAAGGGCTTCTCGGCGCGACCGCGCTTGCGGCCCGTGCGAAGGCCGAAAACTGGCAGATCGACGCCGTGCTCAACAACGACACCGTGGGTTCGAGCAGCAACCTGAACGGCCAGAGCGATCCCCATCGCGTCCGGGTCTTTAGCGAAGAAGCCGAGACCCACGCGAGCCGCGAACTCGCCCGCTTCATCGAGTGGGTCGTTCGGCAGAACATGAGCGACTTCTCCGTCAAATTGGTTCTGCGCCGGGACAGGTACGGAAGGGGCGGCGACCACACGCCGTTCGCAAACGCAGGGTTCCCCGCCATCCGATTCATCGAGGTCCACGAGGAGTACACGCGCCAGCACACACCGGACGATCTCCCGGAACACATGGATTGGGAGTACCTTGCGCGGGTCACTCGAGCTAACGTCGCCGCACTCGCAACGCTCGCCAATGCCGGTCCGCAACCCAAGAGAGTTCGCTTGGCCAACGACCAATCGCATCACGCGACCCTCCTTTGGGACGCGGAGCCTGGAGTGTCCTACAGAGTCTTCTGGCGCGATACCGCCTCCGCCACATGGAATGGGTCGAAGGAGGCAGGGGAAGCAAGCAGGTTCACGCTTGAAAACATCAACAAAGACGACCACTTCTTCGCAGTAGGCTCGGAGGGCGGCGTGCCTGTTCCGCTCGGGAGTCCGTAG
- a CDS encoding 20S proteasome, alpha and beta subunit, translating into MFTPYQWQEAMSNRAEYVESRLTLGAPVVAASFEPGIVMLTYRRQARKLFELYDRLAFGGVGQQSDIESIRLAALDFAHREGFARSENDVTLHRVIHAISAPMKAAFADFSSPPVIAMALFAELGNTMEEDKYGIVEYDGDFVTTGHCACATPHRGEKEGVAAKLHAIKPKGLDIDKAVETLKEIWVSSFQVFEKSDGDKEAPLRLEAAILERDFRKEARFRVLDVEP; encoded by the coding sequence ATGTTCACGCCCTATCAGTGGCAAGAAGCGATGAGCAACCGCGCCGAGTACGTCGAGTCGCGCTTGACTCTGGGCGCGCCGGTGGTTGCGGCGTCATTCGAACCCGGAATCGTCATGCTTACCTACCGACGCCAGGCTCGAAAGCTGTTTGAACTCTACGACCGGCTGGCATTTGGCGGCGTGGGGCAGCAGTCCGACATTGAGTCGATTCGGCTGGCAGCGCTGGACTTTGCGCATCGCGAGGGGTTCGCCCGGAGTGAGAACGACGTCACGTTGCACAGGGTCATCCATGCTATCAGCGCTCCGATGAAGGCCGCGTTCGCCGACTTCTCGTCCCCGCCCGTCATCGCGATGGCGCTCTTTGCCGAGTTGGGCAATACCATGGAAGAGGACAAGTACGGAATCGTCGAGTATGACGGCGACTTCGTAACGACCGGGCATTGCGCTTGCGCCACCCCTCACCGGGGCGAAAAAGAAGGCGTCGCCGCAAAGCTGCATGCCATCAAGCCCAAGGGCCTTGACATTGACAAGGCCGTCGAAACCCTGAAAGAGATTTGGGTCAGCTCGTTTCAGGTGTTCGAAAAGTCCGACGGCGACAAGGAGGCTCCGCTTCGTCTGGAAGCTGCGATCCTCGAAAGAGACTTCCGAAAGGAGGCCCGGTTCCGAGTGCTCGACGTCGAGCCCTGA
- a CDS encoding bifunctional Dnase/Rnase gives MPDDVEGFGEPENLEVPPPFFPKELSGEGREPVSYGELVDVAIRGVYSFHNGSDTSHFVLLSDGRRELHIMIGPFEAQSISLALEGSRPDRPLSHDLIKAILDRMGLEVDRIVIDDLWNAIYYAKIYVRRGKVEAEIDSRPSDAIALAVRCEAPIYVAEGLLELSSEG, from the coding sequence ATGCCCGACGACGTCGAAGGCTTCGGCGAGCCGGAGAACCTGGAAGTTCCCCCGCCGTTCTTTCCCAAGGAACTGAGTGGAGAGGGACGGGAACCAGTTTCTTACGGCGAATTGGTGGATGTCGCCATCCGGGGAGTGTATTCGTTTCACAACGGCAGCGACACCTCGCACTTCGTGCTGCTTTCGGACGGCCGCAGGGAACTCCACATCATGATCGGGCCGTTCGAGGCTCAGTCGATCAGCCTTGCCCTGGAAGGAAGCCGACCCGACCGGCCGCTATCCCATGACCTCATCAAGGCGATCTTGGATCGCATGGGGCTCGAAGTCGACCGGATCGTGATCGACGACCTCTGGAACGCGATCTACTACGCGAAGATCTATGTGCGTCGGGGGAAAGTTGAGGCGGAAATCGACTCGCGTCCTTCCGATGCGATCGCGCTGGCGGTTCGGTGCGAGGCGCCGATTTACGTTGCGGAAGGCTTGCTGGAACTGTCGTCCGAGGGGTAG
- a CDS encoding formate dehydrogenase subunit alpha, with protein sequence MIQLTVDRKPVEVEPGATLLDALKSAGKEIPTVCHDERLAPSGACRVCLVRVEGQSRLVAACACPAVEGMNVTTDDPELIESRKAVLTFMAREYPGERIDAFPEKGFHRWLKLYGLEHEAQGRSDRDRLDASNPYFMFDRSACIECYRCVRICSEVQGSFVWQIVNRGPETRIVPDSLSEMAQSTCKSCGACVDSCPTSALVDHTRWREGLADSWTRTVCPYCGVGCELEVGAKSNRIVQVLPARDAPVNKGHVCVKGRYAHQYVHASDRISEPMLRKGGEWEVVSWEEAIEFVASRLTELRDRHGPDSIGILGSSRAPNEDNYIAQKFARVVLGTNNVDCCARVCHAPTAAAMKSILGTGAATNSYDDIERAETILVIGSNPSVNHPVVGERIKQAKLRGANLIVIDPKAIELAKYADVHVQLRPGTNVPLLNSMMHVILEEGLEDSEYLNRRIDGVEEFREFVRDYAPEKVGPICGVCPSTIREAARLYATARPSMSVHGLGMTEHLQGTEGVQCLVNLALLTGNIGVEGGGVNPLRGQNNVQGSAHMGCEPSNLTGHVAVSSSPAAFLERWGRPLPEVQGLNLMQMLDAAEVGQLKAMWVIGYDVYLTNPSAEKTARALELMELVIVQDLFLNESARLFAHVFLPAAASFERPGTFMNAERRVQLLRKAIDPPGNALPDWEIMQRVAQAMGETEGFSFADECAIWDEVRSLWPVGAGLSYARLEKGGLQWPCPTEDHPGTTVLHKDRFPTGERTALKQITYIPSPEVVSDSFPFLLNSGRDLYHLNAATMTGRTENSRLRPTDTLDILPSDARRLGLEEGESVRIVSRFGEAVLPVRFDRGLRPGEVFATFHSPKVFLNKTTSTVRDRVTGTPEYKRTAVRIERLR encoded by the coding sequence ATGATTCAACTCACAGTCGATCGGAAACCAGTCGAAGTCGAGCCCGGAGCCACGCTCCTCGACGCATTAAAGAGTGCAGGCAAGGAGATTCCGACCGTTTGCCACGACGAAAGGTTGGCCCCTTCCGGCGCATGTCGGGTGTGTTTGGTGCGCGTGGAAGGACAATCGCGTTTGGTCGCGGCTTGTGCATGTCCTGCGGTTGAAGGCATGAACGTAACGACGGACGATCCCGAGCTTATCGAGTCCCGAAAGGCTGTTCTCACGTTTATGGCTCGCGAGTATCCGGGGGAGCGGATCGACGCGTTCCCCGAGAAGGGCTTTCACCGCTGGCTCAAACTATACGGACTGGAACACGAAGCTCAAGGTAGGTCTGATCGTGATAGATTAGACGCATCGAACCCCTACTTCATGTTCGATCGGTCGGCTTGCATCGAGTGCTACCGGTGCGTTCGCATTTGCTCCGAAGTTCAAGGTTCGTTCGTGTGGCAGATTGTCAATCGAGGACCTGAGACTCGAATTGTGCCGGATTCTCTTTCTGAAATGGCACAGAGCACCTGCAAGAGCTGTGGCGCCTGCGTGGACTCTTGCCCGACGAGCGCCCTGGTGGACCACACACGCTGGCGCGAAGGGCTTGCCGATTCCTGGACTCGGACGGTTTGCCCGTACTGCGGCGTGGGCTGTGAACTCGAAGTCGGCGCTAAGTCGAATCGGATTGTTCAAGTACTACCCGCAAGAGATGCACCCGTGAACAAGGGGCACGTTTGCGTCAAAGGTCGCTACGCACATCAATATGTACATGCTTCTGATCGAATATCTGAACCGATGCTGCGTAAGGGCGGGGAGTGGGAGGTCGTGAGCTGGGAGGAGGCGATCGAGTTCGTCGCCTCCCGGCTCACTGAACTCCGGGACCGACACGGACCGGACTCGATCGGGATTCTGGGCTCCTCGCGCGCCCCCAACGAGGATAACTACATCGCCCAAAAATTCGCGCGGGTGGTCTTGGGAACGAACAACGTGGATTGCTGCGCGAGGGTGTGCCACGCTCCAACGGCCGCTGCGATGAAGTCAATCCTAGGGACAGGCGCGGCCACGAACTCCTACGACGACATCGAACGCGCGGAGACGATCCTCGTCATCGGTTCCAACCCCTCGGTCAATCACCCTGTGGTCGGCGAGAGAATCAAGCAAGCGAAGTTGCGAGGGGCCAACCTTATCGTCATCGACCCCAAGGCCATCGAACTCGCCAAGTACGCCGACGTCCACGTTCAACTTCGACCCGGAACCAACGTGCCGCTGCTGAACTCGATGATGCACGTGATCTTGGAAGAGGGCCTGGAAGATTCTGAATACCTGAACCGACGCATCGACGGTGTCGAAGAGTTCCGCGAGTTCGTTCGCGACTACGCGCCGGAAAAGGTGGGGCCGATTTGTGGCGTCTGCCCTTCGACCATCAGGGAGGCGGCCCGGCTCTATGCAACCGCGCGGCCTTCGATGAGCGTCCACGGTTTGGGCATGACGGAGCACCTGCAGGGCACCGAGGGCGTTCAGTGCCTTGTGAATCTGGCGCTTCTCACCGGCAACATTGGGGTCGAAGGTGGGGGCGTGAATCCACTTAGGGGTCAAAACAACGTTCAAGGTTCGGCGCACATGGGCTGCGAACCCTCGAACCTCACCGGCCACGTCGCCGTTTCTTCTTCGCCTGCTGCGTTCCTCGAACGGTGGGGGCGGCCGCTTCCTGAGGTCCAGGGGCTCAACCTCATGCAGATGCTCGACGCCGCCGAGGTGGGCCAGCTCAAGGCGATGTGGGTGATTGGCTACGACGTCTATCTGACGAACCCGTCGGCGGAGAAGACTGCCCGCGCACTCGAATTAATGGAATTAGTGATCGTTCAGGACCTCTTCCTAAACGAATCCGCGAGATTGTTCGCTCACGTGTTCTTACCGGCTGCCGCTTCGTTCGAAAGGCCGGGGACGTTTATGAACGCAGAAAGGCGGGTCCAACTCCTCAGAAAGGCGATCGATCCGCCCGGAAATGCGCTGCCCGATTGGGAGATCATGCAGCGGGTCGCCCAGGCGATGGGGGAAACCGAGGGCTTTTCGTTTGCGGACGAATGCGCGATTTGGGATGAAGTCCGGAGCCTGTGGCCGGTTGGCGCGGGACTCAGCTATGCGCGGCTCGAAAAGGGCGGGCTTCAGTGGCCCTGCCCGACCGAGGATCATCCGGGCACGACCGTATTGCACAAGGACCGCTTTCCGACAGGCGAACGGACCGCCCTCAAGCAGATCACTTACATCCCGAGCCCTGAGGTGGTCTCCGACTCCTTCCCGTTCCTGCTCAACTCGGGCCGCGACCTCTATCATTTGAACGCCGCCACGATGACCGGTCGAACCGAGAACTCGCGACTGCGGCCCACCGACACCCTCGACATTCTGCCGTCCGACGCGCGAAGGCTGGGACTCGAGGAGGGCGAGAGCGTTCGGATTGTCAGCCGCTTCGGCGAGGCCGTTCTTCCGGTCCGCTTCGACCGGGGACTTCGTCCTGGCGAGGTCTTCGCCACGTTCCACTCGCCCAAGGTCTTTTTGAACAAGACCACTAGCACCGTTCGAGACCGGGTCACGGGCACTCCGGAATACAAGCGCACAGCCGTGAGGATCGAAAGGCTGCGGTAG